One genomic segment of Suttonella sp. R2A3 includes these proteins:
- a CDS encoding DUF2892 domain-containing protein, giving the protein MKKNVGQIDRIIRIVIGALLIILALAGVIGWWGYLGVIPLATGLTSFCALYSLLGINTCKIKK; this is encoded by the coding sequence ATGAAAAAGAACGTAGGTCAAATTGATCGGATCATCCGTATTGTCATTGGCGCATTATTAATCATCTTAGCACTCGCTGGTGTCATTGGTTGGTGGGGTTATCTTGGCGTCATCCCTTTAGCCACAGGTCTCACTTCCTTCTGCGCGCTTTATTCATTACTCGGCATCAACACCTGCAAGATCAAAAAGTAA
- a CDS encoding serine protease codes for MKHILLLLGLSVACAASAQPMLSSEQPSAQPSAPQSEVNRGSAALNASDLFAQYQPSIYQIRVINQATGQKTSIGSGFVVGDGSLLATNYHVVSDAVQKENHSLRYVDHEDNEGKLTLLGVDVVHDLAIVKAEDSLGKPFEFAPIPAQGAALYALGNPHDLGFIIIDGINNGLLKKSAQARILFSGSLNGGMSGGPTLNARGDVVGVNVAFLSQGNDISFVIPAEHVEALMAQVDTGKQDVNAAIAAQLAADNQRYFVPHLDEQWENTVIGAFRVPLSMSDDVRCWDSSPTPDVDDLLGMESVTCYNDRSTFISNDVTLGQFGYAYTHFYAREPLWPLRFYRLYSRYYSLNTQRRPQRDFDDISCEADFVRIADSLFKTTLCRQPSKQFIHEGEAVEDMRLIAAKIGDSQQGFSIEIALNGVQSSLGKQVMTHMLQQIQREQD; via the coding sequence ATGAAACACATACTGCTGTTGTTAGGCTTGTCGGTTGCTTGTGCGGCATCGGCACAACCGATGCTCAGTAGCGAGCAACCTAGTGCACAGCCTAGTGCGCCACAGTCTGAAGTGAATAGAGGTAGCGCAGCGCTCAATGCCAGCGATCTGTTCGCGCAATATCAGCCGAGTATTTATCAAATCCGTGTGATTAACCAGGCAACCGGACAAAAAACCTCGATTGGCTCGGGGTTTGTGGTCGGTGATGGCAGTTTGCTCGCGACCAATTATCATGTGGTCTCTGATGCGGTGCAAAAAGAAAACCACAGCTTGCGCTACGTTGATCATGAGGACAATGAAGGCAAACTCACGCTATTGGGCGTTGATGTGGTGCATGATTTGGCCATTGTTAAGGCGGAGGATTCGCTAGGCAAGCCGTTTGAGTTTGCGCCGATTCCCGCACAAGGTGCGGCGCTCTATGCTTTGGGAAATCCGCACGATTTGGGCTTTATCATCATCGATGGCATCAACAATGGCTTATTGAAAAAAAGCGCACAGGCGCGAATTTTATTTTCTGGCTCACTTAACGGTGGGATGAGTGGCGGGCCGACGCTGAACGCTCGCGGCGATGTGGTTGGTGTGAATGTGGCGTTTTTAAGTCAGGGTAATGATATTAGTTTTGTCATCCCGGCTGAGCATGTAGAAGCGCTGATGGCGCAAGTAGATACCGGTAAGCAAGATGTCAATGCTGCAATTGCCGCACAGCTTGCCGCCGATAACCAGCGTTATTTTGTCCCGCATCTCGATGAGCAATGGGAGAATACGGTGATTGGTGCGTTTCGCGTACCGCTGTCGATGAGCGATGATGTGCGCTGCTGGGACAGCTCACCAACCCCGGATGTGGATGATTTATTGGGTATGGAATCGGTGACCTGTTATAACGACCGATCAACCTTTATCAGCAACGATGTCACCTTGGGTCAGTTTGGCTACGCCTACACCCATTTTTATGCACGTGAGCCGCTTTGGCCACTGCGATTTTACCGACTCTACAGTCGGTACTACAGCTTAAATACCCAACGACGCCCACAACGTGATTTTGATGATATTAGCTGTGAAGCAGATTTTGTGCGCATTGCTGATAGCTTGTTTAAAACCACGCTGTGTCGTCAACCGAGTAAACAATTTATCCATGAGGGTGAAGCGGTTGAAGATATGCGTTTAATCGCGGCTAAAATTGGCGATTCACAGCAAGGTTTTAGTATTGAGATTGCCTTAAACGGGGTGCAAAGTTCGTTGGGTAAACAAGTGATGACTCATATGTTGCAACAAATTCAAAGAGAGCAGGATTGA
- a CDS encoding DsrE family protein produces MLKYTDYVSTLFDDHSNPNKITVAFKMGVQALKKGHSATVMLMVDGVYLARENALEGIDIGAPFEPAKALLEAFLADGGQVVVCSACMQHNSVHKEEIDSRFVVITADDVIDLLMNAKGSLQLT; encoded by the coding sequence ATGCTTAAATACACCGATTATGTCAGCACACTGTTTGATGATCATTCGAACCCGAATAAGATCACTGTAGCGTTCAAGATGGGCGTACAAGCGTTGAAAAAAGGCCATTCTGCAACGGTGATGTTGATGGTTGATGGGGTTTATTTAGCGCGCGAAAATGCGTTAGAGGGGATCGATATTGGCGCACCTTTTGAACCGGCAAAAGCGCTGCTGGAAGCGTTTTTAGCTGATGGTGGGCAAGTGGTGGTGTGTTCTGCGTGTATGCAGCATAATAGCGTGCATAAAGAGGAAATTGATTCACGTTTTGTGGTGATTACCGCTGATGATGTGATTGATTTGTTGATGAACGCTAAGGGCAGCTTACAGCTCACTTAA
- a CDS encoding 5-carboxymethyl-2-hydroxymuconate Delta-isomerase: protein MPHCIIEYARSLESRTSIKQVCEALHQAVLGTALFKEPSIRVRAIAYDEALVGGEADVPFVHVQAYLFAGRDEAQREAFAQAIEAALLTTFGTPLSVSVNPVEINQQTYRQNTYA from the coding sequence ATGCCACATTGTATTATTGAATATGCGCGATCGCTTGAATCGCGCACCAGTATCAAACAGGTTTGTGAGGCGCTACATCAGGCCGTATTGGGTACAGCCTTATTTAAAGAGCCGAGCATTCGTGTGCGCGCTATTGCTTATGATGAGGCGCTGGTTGGTGGTGAAGCCGATGTGCCGTTTGTGCACGTACAGGCGTACTTATTCGCTGGACGTGATGAGGCGCAGCGTGAAGCGTTTGCCCAGGCGATTGAAGCAGCGCTGCTCACAACGTTTGGCACCCCATTATCAGTTAGTGTCAATCCTGTAGAGATTAACCAGCAAACCTACCGACAAAATACCTACGCCTGA
- a CDS encoding glycerate kinase, whose amino-acid sequence MNVVIAPDSFKESMRAVEAAQAITQGFAEGFPEANIHCYPMADGGEGTAQTLLDALGGRWREITVCDPLRRPIRARYVLLDDGCAVIEMATAAGLHLLKMDERNPLYTDTYGVGELIADALDQGCRQIMIGLGGSATNDGGVGMLSALGWRFYDTHDQLLPPGGVALAKLAHIDAQGQHRALHEAHFTVACDVDHPLTGKRGASAVFARQKGASDQDIVLLDQALSHFAQLSADHVGYGFDQQAGAGAAGGLGFALCAYLQADICSGVALVAEAVGLEQAIAQADLVITGEGRMDGQTAGGKVPHGVLEIAQRHGAPVIALCGVLDADNMVLDQAGYTAILPIIAQHTEPKALLQQGPANLRRTAKQLARLLQRFG is encoded by the coding sequence ATGAACGTTGTCATTGCGCCAGATTCATTTAAAGAAAGCATGCGTGCTGTCGAGGCAGCGCAAGCCATAACACAAGGTTTTGCTGAAGGTTTTCCGGAGGCCAATATTCACTGTTACCCGATGGCTGATGGTGGCGAGGGAACCGCGCAAACCTTATTAGACGCACTGGGCGGAAGATGGCGTGAAATTACTGTGTGTGATCCTTTGCGTCGTCCTATTCGCGCTCGCTATGTCTTGCTTGATGATGGGTGTGCTGTGATTGAAATGGCCACAGCAGCAGGGCTGCATTTACTTAAGATGGATGAGCGCAACCCGCTTTATACTGATACCTATGGCGTAGGGGAGCTTATTGCTGATGCCCTAGATCAAGGCTGTCGTCAGATTATGATTGGTCTCGGCGGGAGTGCGACCAATGATGGTGGCGTTGGCATGCTTTCAGCGCTTGGCTGGCGGTTTTACGATACGCACGATCAGCTATTGCCCCCAGGTGGTGTAGCTTTGGCTAAGCTGGCGCACATCGACGCGCAAGGACAACATCGTGCTTTGCATGAAGCACATTTTACTGTGGCTTGTGATGTGGATCATCCGCTTACTGGTAAACGTGGGGCAAGCGCTGTATTTGCGCGGCAAAAAGGTGCTAGTGATCAAGATATCGTACTGCTCGATCAGGCGTTAAGCCATTTTGCGCAATTAAGCGCTGATCATGTAGGCTATGGCTTTGATCAGCAGGCGGGTGCTGGTGCGGCAGGTGGTTTGGGCTTTGCCTTATGCGCGTATCTACAAGCGGACATATGTAGCGGGGTGGCATTGGTCGCTGAAGCGGTCGGGTTAGAGCAAGCGATTGCCCAAGCGGATTTAGTGATTACCGGTGAGGGGCGTATGGACGGACAAACGGCTGGTGGAAAAGTACCACATGGGGTACTAGAGATTGCCCAGCGTCACGGTGCGCCAGTGATTGCGCTCTGTGGGGTATTAGATGCGGATAATATGGTGCTTGATCAAGCGGGTTATACAGCGATTCTTCCGATCATTGCGCAACATACCGAGCCTAAAGCGTTGTTGCAGCAAGGTCCAGCTAACTTAAGGCGTACAGCGAAACAGCTCGCGCGTTTATTACAGCGGTTTGGGTGA
- a CDS encoding anhydro-N-acetylmuramic acid kinase, with product MSTPQYFIGIMSGTSLDGADSALMCVDDQGWHYLAHHEEPMPADLALAFASLNQPGDNELQRSALATDRLMRLYAQSVRALLAKTQLRADDIRAIGIHGQTVRHCPNHEPAYTIQLANPALLAELCGIDVIADFRQRDIAAGGQGAPLAPLFQRDVLQIQQGCVVNIGGIANLSIYQPDGVFGFDSGPGNGLLDAWIGAQLGKSYDEHGAWAASGRILEPLCERLLADAYFAKTPPKSSGRDYFDLSWLHRHLSGDEAAEDVQRTLLELTARSICDAVKAHSAAKDVILTGGGVRNPLLVSTIAEQLGPSHQLIDCPIDPQAIEAAGFAWLAEAFLRQHAHDLSTITGGKKRVLGALYPA from the coding sequence ATGAGCACCCCTCAATACTTCATCGGCATCATGAGTGGCACCAGCTTAGACGGTGCGGACAGTGCCTTGATGTGTGTCGACGATCAAGGCTGGCATTATCTCGCCCACCATGAAGAACCGATGCCTGCTGATTTAGCGCTTGCTTTCGCTTCGCTGAACCAGCCAGGCGATAATGAATTGCAGCGAAGCGCGCTGGCAACTGATCGATTGATGCGCTTATACGCACAAAGCGTTCGTGCCCTACTGGCTAAAACACAACTTAGGGCTGATGACATTCGCGCCATTGGTATTCATGGACAAACGGTCCGCCATTGCCCGAACCACGAACCAGCTTACACCATCCAACTCGCCAACCCAGCATTGCTCGCCGAGTTGTGTGGCATTGATGTGATCGCTGATTTTCGCCAACGCGATATCGCAGCCGGTGGTCAAGGCGCCCCGCTTGCCCCATTATTTCAGCGTGATGTGCTACAGATTCAACAAGGCTGTGTGGTCAATATTGGCGGCATTGCCAACCTGTCGATCTATCAGCCTGATGGCGTGTTTGGTTTTGACAGCGGACCCGGTAATGGTTTGCTCGATGCCTGGATTGGCGCACAGCTCGGTAAATCGTATGATGAACACGGTGCTTGGGCTGCCAGCGGGCGTATTTTAGAGCCATTATGTGAGCGCTTACTCGCGGATGCGTATTTCGCGAAAACACCACCAAAAAGCAGCGGCCGCGATTATTTTGATTTATCTTGGCTACACAGGCATCTTAGCGGTGATGAGGCTGCTGAAGATGTGCAACGCACGCTGTTAGAACTCACCGCGCGCAGCATTTGTGACGCCGTCAAAGCACACAGCGCCGCTAAAGACGTCATACTGACCGGCGGTGGCGTGCGTAACCCTCTATTAGTTTCCACGATTGCCGAGCAGCTTGGTCCAAGCCATCAGCTGATTGATTGTCCGATTGACCCACAAGCAATCGAAGCCGCCGGATTTGCATGGCTCGCCGAAGCTTTTCTACGTCAGCATGCGCATGATTTATCCACGATTACTGGCGGCAAAAAACGCGTCCTCGGCGCGCTGTACCCCGCTTAA
- a CDS encoding helix-turn-helix transcriptional regulator has product MDDLFEKCGEATFFLKLIANENRLAVLCSLHDQQRNVSQLSELVGIPQAAMSGQLAKLREAGLVDCTVNHRERLYFIADERVRDIIGLLHDLFCDQASEAKRHIA; this is encoded by the coding sequence ATGGATGATTTATTTGAAAAATGTGGTGAGGCAACCTTCTTTTTGAAGTTGATTGCTAATGAAAATCGACTCGCGGTGTTGTGTTCTTTGCATGATCAACAACGCAATGTCTCGCAATTAAGCGAATTGGTGGGTATACCACAAGCCGCGATGTCAGGCCAACTCGCCAAGCTTCGCGAAGCGGGCCTGGTTGATTGCACTGTAAACCACCGTGAGCGCCTGTATTTTATTGCCGATGAGCGGGTCAGAGACATTATCGGCTTATTGCATGATTTATTTTGCGACCAGGCGAGTGAGGCTAAGCGACATATTGCCTAA
- a CDS encoding dihydrofolate reductase yields MKRPEISLIVAQSNNRVIGRNNTMPWHLPKDLKWFKSQTEQHAIVMGSNTYRSIGRALPKRRNIVISSAPAAEFPDAEVVRSLDEAIALLSEEARIFIIGGAQLYESAIERADSLVVTHIDTTIDDGDRFFPAIDPNVWHCTSEESTPADEANPYHLRFCTYRRIK; encoded by the coding sequence ATGAAACGCCCAGAAATTAGCCTGATTGTCGCACAAAGCAACAACCGCGTGATCGGTCGTAACAACACCATGCCATGGCACCTGCCCAAAGACCTCAAATGGTTCAAAAGCCAAACTGAGCAGCATGCGATTGTCATGGGCAGCAACACTTACCGTTCCATAGGCCGCGCCCTACCCAAGCGACGCAATATTGTGATCAGTAGTGCACCAGCAGCGGAGTTTCCTGATGCTGAAGTGGTGCGCAGCCTGGATGAGGCGATCGCGCTGCTTAGCGAAGAAGCACGGATTTTTATCATCGGCGGCGCGCAGCTTTATGAAAGTGCCATTGAGCGCGCCGACAGCTTGGTGGTTACCCATATCGATACCACGATTGACGATGGCGACCGGTTTTTCCCAGCGATTGATCCAAATGTCTGGCATTGCACGAGCGAAGAATCCACTCCAGCTGATGAGGCCAACCCGTATCATTTGCGTTTTTGCACCTATCGCCGCATCAAATAA
- the tyrS gene encoding tyrosine--tRNA ligase — MIPLEEQLAVIRRGVDELIGEDVLVEQLKAGKILRIKLGMDPTAPDLHFGHTVVLNKMRQFQDLGHKVLFLIGDFTAQIGDPSGKNATRPPLSREQIEENAKTYTDQVFKILDPDKTEICFNSKWMNAMTAADMIRLTAQYSVARMLERDDFNKRYKEGRTIAIHEFLYPLTQAYDSVAMQADVELGGTDQKFNLLVGRDIQREYGQAPQTVLTMPILEGLDGVQKMSKSLGNYIGIFEPANEMFGKIMSISDDLMWRYFELLSFRPLSEISGLKEAVAAGRNPRDVKFELAHELISRFHDEQAAVDAQEAFVARFQKHEVPEDLLTVSLSADGGLPIANVLKDAGLVASTSEGLRMIKQGAVKIDGEKVSDKDLLLEAGFDAVVSVGKRRIANVVLT, encoded by the coding sequence ATGATTCCGTTAGAAGAACAACTCGCTGTGATTCGTCGCGGCGTGGACGAATTGATTGGTGAAGATGTGCTGGTTGAGCAGCTTAAAGCAGGCAAAATACTGCGCATCAAATTAGGTATGGACCCAACCGCGCCAGATTTGCATTTTGGCCATACCGTGGTGCTCAATAAAATGCGCCAATTTCAAGATTTAGGGCATAAAGTGTTGTTCTTGATTGGCGATTTTACCGCGCAAATTGGCGATCCTTCGGGTAAGAACGCCACGCGCCCACCGCTGTCACGCGAACAAATCGAAGAAAACGCGAAAACCTATACCGATCAAGTGTTTAAAATTCTTGATCCGGATAAAACCGAAATCTGCTTTAATTCTAAGTGGATGAACGCGATGACCGCAGCGGATATGATCCGTTTGACCGCGCAATACAGCGTCGCGCGGATGCTCGAGCGCGATGACTTTAATAAGCGCTACAAAGAAGGGCGCACAATCGCGATCCATGAATTCCTTTACCCGCTTACTCAGGCCTATGATTCGGTAGCGATGCAGGCCGATGTGGAATTAGGCGGTACTGACCAGAAATTTAACCTTTTAGTCGGGCGTGATATTCAGCGCGAATACGGACAAGCCCCACAAACCGTGCTCACTATGCCGATCCTGGAAGGCTTAGATGGCGTGCAAAAAATGAGTAAGTCACTCGGTAACTATATCGGTATTTTCGAGCCGGCGAACGAGATGTTCGGCAAAATCATGTCGATCTCTGATGATTTGATGTGGCGCTATTTTGAATTGCTGTCGTTCCGACCGTTGAGCGAGATTAGCGGGTTAAAAGAAGCGGTCGCCGCAGGGCGTAACCCGCGTGATGTGAAATTTGAATTGGCGCACGAATTGATTAGTCGTTTTCATGATGAGCAAGCGGCGGTTGACGCGCAAGAAGCTTTTGTCGCGCGTTTTCAAAAGCATGAAGTGCCTGAAGACTTGCTGACGGTGAGTTTGTCAGCCGATGGTGGCTTGCCGATTGCTAACGTGCTTAAAGATGCTGGATTGGTGGCGAGCACGTCAGAAGGCTTGCGGATGATCAAACAAGGCGCAGTAAAAATCGATGGCGAAAAAGTCAGCGATAAAGATTTACTGCTTGAGGCAGGCTTTGATGCGGTGGTTTCAGTCGGTAAACGGCGTATTGCGAATGTTGTTTTAACATGA
- a CDS encoding Dps family protein, producing MKIDIGMTDQQRKSIADGLAKVLADSYSLYIKTHNYHWNVTGPMFNALHVMFEEQYTELATAVDEIAERIRALGHIAPGSYKEFSALTSIEDGNGKNDAKTMIRELVEGQETVARTCRELFDAVEKASDQPTADLLTVRMQTHEKTAWMLRSLLEE from the coding sequence ATGAAAATTGATATTGGTATGACTGATCAACAACGTAAATCTATTGCTGATGGCTTAGCGAAAGTGCTGGCTGACAGTTATTCTCTATATATTAAAACGCATAACTATCATTGGAACGTCACCGGCCCAATGTTTAATGCGTTACATGTGATGTTCGAAGAGCAATATACCGAATTAGCGACAGCTGTGGACGAAATCGCTGAGCGTATTCGTGCCTTAGGTCACATCGCCCCAGGTTCGTATAAAGAATTTAGCGCGTTGACCAGCATCGAAGATGGCAATGGCAAAAACGACGCGAAAACGATGATTCGCGAATTGGTTGAAGGGCAAGAAACCGTTGCCCGTACCTGTCGTGAGTTATTTGATGCTGTCGAAAAGGCCAGTGATCAACCGACCGCTGATTTGCTCACTGTGCGTATGCAAACGCATGAAAAAACCGCATGGATGTTGCGCTCATTATTAGAGGAATAA
- a CDS encoding M23 family metallopeptidase: MPHNKNTDRAVKRILPWVALLGISALVVFWYAPVWFGAASESESSRDESAYDTASGEDFPTSDTQFGESSPPETDQLDNEHITGSDPEGKPDQSGAKSGSPENQPLQGFVKAQRTFTNANNFWNAISNSDFNPALVEQLVDLKKRLAQSGLSSVDVLYSDYYDQGKPSAENSKILMVRGNASGKGWTFYAYERNGKIFFYDEYGDAPEPSMDRTPIQYTRISSPYNPNRRHPITGRIRAHEGVDLKQAYGTPVKTTGNGVVTFAGAQRGYGRLIIIHHANGYETRYAHLSAIGVKKGQQVKRGEVIGKLGNSGISTGAHVHYEVRINGVAQNPMKVKLPSYNPLPRDYMQTWQFRTAQYREEMGKLRQKSTI, translated from the coding sequence ATGCCTCATAATAAAAATACCGACCGCGCCGTCAAACGCATCCTACCTTGGGTGGCTTTGCTCGGCATCAGCGCTTTAGTCGTTTTTTGGTATGCGCCTGTTTGGTTTGGCGCAGCGTCAGAAAGCGAGAGTAGTCGTGATGAAAGCGCCTATGATACCGCAAGCGGGGAAGACTTCCCAACCTCTGATACGCAATTTGGCGAGTCCAGTCCACCCGAGACAGATCAGCTCGATAACGAACACATCACTGGCTCTGATCCAGAAGGCAAACCAGATCAATCAGGTGCCAAATCCGGGTCGCCAGAAAACCAACCGCTGCAAGGCTTTGTTAAAGCACAGCGCACCTTTACCAACGCCAATAATTTTTGGAACGCCATTTCTAACAGCGATTTTAACCCGGCGCTGGTCGAGCAATTAGTGGATTTAAAAAAGCGCTTAGCACAAAGTGGGCTAAGCTCTGTAGACGTACTGTATTCAGATTATTACGATCAAGGTAAACCCAGCGCAGAGAACAGCAAAATCCTCATGGTGCGAGGCAATGCCAGCGGCAAAGGTTGGACGTTTTATGCCTACGAACGCAACGGCAAAATCTTTTTTTATGATGAATACGGTGATGCCCCTGAACCGTCGATGGATCGTACGCCTATTCAATATACCCGTATCTCTTCGCCCTACAACCCAAACCGTCGCCACCCGATCACCGGACGCATTCGCGCACACGAAGGCGTCGATTTGAAACAGGCCTACGGCACACCAGTCAAAACAACCGGCAATGGCGTCGTAACCTTTGCTGGCGCGCAGCGTGGCTATGGTCGCTTAATCATCATTCATCACGCCAATGGCTACGAAACTCGCTACGCCCATCTATCAGCGATTGGCGTCAAAAAAGGACAGCAAGTCAAACGTGGTGAGGTGATCGGTAAATTAGGCAACTCCGGTATCTCAACCGGTGCTCATGTGCATTATGAAGTCCGTATTAACGGTGTAGCGCAAAACCCGATGAAGGTTAAGCTCCCCTCGTACAATCCGCTGCCGCGAGATTATATGCAGACCTGGCAGTTCCGCACCGCGCAATATCGTGAAGAAATGGGCAAATTGCGCCAAAAAAGCACGATATGA